In the genome of Paenibacillus pabuli, the window ACCGGTGTGGATCTGACAGCACCTGCACGTGCAGATGTCGTAGAGTTGATTAATGATGGCATCATGTCTGTTCCGACAACGGAAGATGGCAAGTATACCAATATTGCGTCCATTAACATTTTGGATGCGGTGACTGAAGAAGAGATGACTGCTCTTGCCGCCAAAGCGAACGTAAGTATCGCGAAATTCTCTGGTGTCAAAACCAAAGGTGAGTTCTATCAAGAGCTGAATAAAGCTCGCAAGGCATCCACTGGGATTGGCGAGGAAGAGACTACTACACCTGAGAAGCCGACAACACCAACGGTACCGAAACCAGACACATCGAAACCCGGCAAACCATCGACATCACCAAGTACAAGTAAACCGGGTACAGTTGTTAAAGGTAAACAAGCCAAGGTTACTGCGACCTACCTGAATGTTCGCTCCAGCGCTTCATCCAATTCCAAAGTAGTTACTGCCGTACCGAAAGGCACCGTCCTTGAGGTAATCAGTACAGATAAGTATGGTTGGGTCAAAGTGAAACTGGATGGACGCGCAGCTTATGTCTACGGAAAATATGTAACTATGCTGAAATAGATTAACAGTTGACGACTCTAGGTAATTAATCAATTTAATCTATTTTATAGGAAAGACCTCCTCCACAATGCATGTGGAAGAGGTCTTTTTTATTCTATGAGTCACTCGTGTTCACCTACTCCTGCGCCAAGCTTCGAACCTTTTTCACAAACTGCTCCAGCCTGATTCCATTTGTTTGTTTGGTGAATTCAAGCGCTTTGTTCGAGAACCCACCGTAGGCAGAAAGGACATAATTCCCGTCGACGATATAGTACGTACCATAACGAGAGAAGGAATAACCTCCACGTTGCTCGGGTCCAACTCCCTTTTTGATCGCTGTAACGATTCTCTGGCCAGGTTTAAGTTCAGGTTCGATCCCTGCAAACGCTGCGTTATAGAATAGAAATGTTTCCTTGGCTACATCTCCTCCTGTAATCACTTCGTGCACCTTTACCTCGTAAGAGACGAACTCAGCTTCGTAGGGGGTCATTCCCGCAGTCTCCTGCTTGTCTGCCATTTTGCGTTCGGGTGTGTCTGGTTCAGTGGTTAACACCATGCTGAAATTCGGCAGAACGCTCACAACCTCTGCCACAATAACTGCATCTGAGAAGTCCATGATCTCTCTAAAGGTCACTTTTTTCATCCATGGAGTCACAAGAGATTGCGGCGATAATGGGTAGTCCTCCCTCAGTTCCTGCAACCTGTCTTGGGAGAGAACATCTAAAAAATCTGATTCATCATCATCTGAGTTAGAAAAAGGGGGCAAGCAACCCAATAGACCGACTGTTAACGTGATTACAAACAACCAGCACACTACACGAAGTTGTGTCACGCACCCTTCTCCTCCCCAGTGTTTTCTCACCTTATATTAATCCCGCTTAACGTCCCAGCTCGCAAGCATGCCTTTCGCCATTTCCATATTGGATTCTTCCCCAGTGATCAACGCAAACTGCGCAACAATTGCCGGATATGCCGCCCACTGCTCCCGAATATGCTCCAGCATCCGCGGCCATACCCTTCCCCCTGCTTTCTCATAGCGATGGAGCAAATCCCGCAACCCCTCCTCTTCGAAGAGCGCATAATAGATGACAAAATCCTTGCCCGGGTCGGCAATCTCTGCTTCTGTCCAGTCAATTAACCCCGTTACCCGCTGGGCATCATCGACGATAATATGTGGCGGATGCAGGTCGCCGTGATTGAACGTTGAGTGCTCAGGCCAGTAGCTGTCCGTTGTCAGCCACGTTTCCCACCGACTGGCCAGTTGATCTGGTACCGCAAAGCTTTGTTTAATCTCCTCAATATTGGCTGCAAAAGCTTTACGAGCTTCTGTAGGCGTCTTGCTGCGCACTCCGCCCTTTACCGCCTCATCAGGATCAATGTTATGCAATGCGGCGAGGGTAGCAGCGAGCGAATCGAAGAAATCATCGGATAATCTTTCCTGTGGAAATCGCCATGTGTATCCTCCCCCTGCCGGATCAACGACCGCTATCGGTTCTCCATCAAGTAAAGGATAAGCGATCAGCTCCGGCGTACAAATCCGCCATTCCGGCACCTCTACAGGCAGATGACTTTTGACAACCTCCAGCACCTTGCGCTCATTTTCAGCCCGTTCCCATACATCCTCGCGGCGTGGCTGGCGCAGTATCCACTGTTGTCCCTGTTCATCGGTGGCAAACCCTACACGAAAGTCCATACCGGACTCATTGATTATCACGGATTCCTCAGCAATATGAAGCCCGTTCTGTGCAGCTAAAGATGTTAGTTCCTTTTGAAATTCCAACTGCTCATTCACGTTCGATTTTGTCATTTCAGGATCTCCCCTTTTCCTCAATAAAATAAAAAAACACAGACATCCATGCCTGTGCAGTCTATTTCGGATATTAGGTATACCTGAATGCTCGCAGAAAAATAGTAGTACATCAAAGAACCACTCTCAATGAGAGCGTTTCTTTCACGACTAGCGGCATACGTGTAAATAGGCAAACCGATCCCGATGAGCTGCACACAGGCAGTAATACAGCAAGCGAAACAACGTTTCGCCATACTATCTCAATCGGGAAAAATTTATCACACGTATCCCTCCGTTCCGCAAGTTACCCATATGTTAACATATTCCATTTCCCTGTTCCAGCTTAAATGGCGGTTTTTCTGTTATTTTTTCAGCGATGTGCAGGAACCTTGGTGGCTCAAAAACCGTCATACGTATAGAACCATTACAAAGAATGAGGTGATCAACGAATGTCCATTGTGCGAAAATTATCTTTAATGCCGCTCATTTTGCTTCTGTTAACGCTAGGATGTTCAGAAGAATCAGCAGAAAAGGAGGAGAGGAACGCTCCTGTTAGCGGAGTGATCACGGATTTTGTTGAAGAAAAGGGACAGGTCCTCATCAATAATGAAGAAGATAACGGTGTTGAATCAGGCCCCATCTTGATTTCACTTCATACAAATGCCGAACTTATCATCAATGGTAAAACCGTCTCTGCCCCTTTGGATGGAACATTGGTTGGACGCAGAGCTGAAGTTTGGACAGGTCCGTCTATCGCCAAATCCTTTCCCCCGCAGACCACAGCCTTGAGGATGATTATTCATTAACAAAAGACAAAGCAACCGATACATTTCGTTTCACGTGGAACTACTTTGATACACCTTCTTTTTCAGAAGTGATGGCTTTCATAGAAGAACAGCGACAGACCTTAGCCCCGAAAAGTGTCAGTAATCTAGTTGCTCACAGCAATTACTCCGTTAGCGCACCTCTATATAGAGTATAATAAAGAGGTATACGATAAATGTACGGTGCAATGCTTGTATATAAGCATATGGATAATTCGATTCCAGACGCTCCTGTATTCAAAACTAACGTAAAAGAGGTTAACGATGAGTAAGCAACAATTTAAAGATTATGGACTTGGCGAAGAAATCGTAAAAGCGCTGGATAGCCTGGGCTATGAAACCCCAACGGAGGTTCAGACCAAAGTTATTCCGGTAGCCCTTGAAAATAAAGATCTTGTGGTCAAATCCCAAACAGGCAGCGGGAAAACAGCCGCCTACGGTATTCCAGTCTGTGAGCTGGTAGATTGGAACGAAAATAAACCCCAGGCTTTGATACTCACGCCAACCCGCGAGCTGGCTTTGCAAGTCAACGAAGACATTACCAATATCGGTCGTTTTAAACGCATTAAAGCAACCGCACTATACGGGCAGTCTCCTTTTCATGTTCAAAAAGCCGAGTTAAAACAAAGAACACATGTCGCTGTAGGTACACCTGGAAGGGTACTGGACCATATCGAACGCGGCACCCTGCCGCTGGATCGGATCTCATACCTTGTCATTGACGAAGCCGATGAGATGCTGAATATGGGCTTCATCGAAACAGTGCAGTCCATTATTCAAGCACTGCCTAGCGAACGAGTGACGATGTTATTTTCCGCGACGTTCCCTGAAGATGTAGCCAAGCTGTCCCGCAAATACATGAACAACCCGGTGGAGATTGAGATCAAGGCAAGCGGTCTTACAACAGCCACGATTGAACATGCTGTGATTCATGTACCGGAGGTGAACAAAACAGCGCTGCTTCAAGACTTGTTCATTGTCGAGAACCCGGATAGCTGTATCGTGTTTTGTCGTACGCAAGAGAACGTGGATAAACTGTTCCGGGTCATGGCAGACCTCGATTATCCAGCGGATCGCATCCACGGAGGTATGGAACAAGATGAGCGCATCGAAGTGATGAATGCATTCCGAAGAGGACAATTTCGTTATCTGATTGCAACGGATGTAGCCGCGCGCGGGATTGATATCACGAATATTACCCACGTCATCAACTACGATATTCCTTTGGAAAAAGAAGGATATGTGC includes:
- a CDS encoding macrolide 2'-phosphotransferase; the protein is MTKSNVNEQLEFQKELTSLAAQNGLHIAEESVIINESGMDFRVGFATDEQGQQWILRQPRREDVWERAENERKVLEVVKSHLPVEVPEWRICTPELIAYPLLDGEPIAVVDPAGGGYTWRFPQERLSDDFFDSLAATLAALHNIDPDEAVKGGVRSKTPTEARKAFAANIEEIKQSFAVPDQLASRWETWLTTDSYWPEHSTFNHGDLHPPHIIVDDAQRVTGLIDWTEAEIADPGKDFVIYYALFEEEGLRDLLHRYEKAGGRVWPRMLEHIREQWAAYPAIVAQFALITGEESNMEMAKGMLASWDVKRD
- a CDS encoding DEAD/DEAH box helicase; the protein is MSKQQFKDYGLGEEIVKALDSLGYETPTEVQTKVIPVALENKDLVVKSQTGSGKTAAYGIPVCELVDWNENKPQALILTPTRELALQVNEDITNIGRFKRIKATALYGQSPFHVQKAELKQRTHVAVGTPGRVLDHIERGTLPLDRISYLVIDEADEMLNMGFIETVQSIIQALPSERVTMLFSATFPEDVAKLSRKYMNNPVEIEIKASGLTTATIEHAVIHVPEVNKTALLQDLFIVENPDSCIVFCRTQENVDKLFRVMADLDYPADRIHGGMEQDERIEVMNAFRRGQFRYLIATDVAARGIDITNITHVINYDIPLEKEGYVHRTGRTGRAGKTGKAFTLVTPKDGRRLAEIESYIGFEIPVVKAPSEDAVDRRREEFEKRLKIVPERKKDKREQLNQQIIKLNFNGGKKKKLRAVDFVGTIAKIEGVTADDIGIITILDNVTDVEILNGKGPLVLEVMQNTTIKRMQLKVRKGKK